AAGCGCCGCTCTGTGAAGCGGTGATCGCCACGTCGCGCGTCATCCGCACCGACTTTCCGGCGGATGCGGTCAATGCGCAGCTGCAGGCGCTGGTGGACGAAGCGCGCGACTACGTTTCCTCGGTGGAAGGGCCGGATCTCCAGCTGGAAAAGCTGCTGGAGCTGTTTTATAAAAAGTGGAAGTTCGGCGGCGCCAGCGGCGTCTATAAGCTGTCGGACGTGCTGTGGCTGGATAACGTGCTGAACACCCGTCAGGGTACCGCGGTGTCGCTCGGCGTGGTGTTGCTGCATATCGCGCATCAGCTCGACCTGCCGCTGATGCCGGTGATCTTCCCGACGCAGCTTATTCTGCGCGCCGACTGGATGGATGGCGAAATGTGGCTGATCAACCCGTTCAACGGCGAAACGCTTAGTGAACATACGCTTGAAGTCTGGCTGAAGGGTAACATCAGCCCCACCGCAGAGCTGTATGAAGAAGATCTGGATGAGGCGGAGCCGT
This DNA window, taken from Mixta gaviniae, encodes the following:
- the sirB1 gene encoding invasion regulator SirB1, which codes for MTSVANIDFSEAPLCEAVIATSRVIRTDFPADAVNAQLQALVDEARDYVSSVEGPDLQLEKLLELFYKKWKFGGASGVYKLSDVLWLDNVLNTRQGTAVSLGVVLLHIAHQLDLPLMPVIFPTQLILRADWMDGEMWLINPFNGETLSEHTLEVWLKGNISPTAELYEEDLDEAEPSTVIRKMLDTLKTALMEEKHMELALNVCNLLLEIDPEDPYEIRDRGLIYAQLDCEHVALTDLIYFVEQCPEDPVSEMIKVQIHSIEQKQVTLH